A window of the Artemia franciscana chromosome 3, ASM3288406v1, whole genome shotgun sequence genome harbors these coding sequences:
- the LOC136024755 gene encoding small integral membrane protein 8-like, translating to MLDADFGSIFKNKNHCTIILGMQNDNRNTKRPAASSGPNRFQVTGLFRALNFELFVKPNKVVMALGLTAISGCLIYLALMKRKYESQGYYVAVNEDGSEAFQKKRSRWE from the exons atgctAGATGCCGATTTTGGCAGcatatttaaaaacaagaatCACTGCACAATTATTTTG GGAATGCAAAATGACAACAGAAACACCAAGAGACCTGCAGCATCAAGTGGGCCAAACAGATTCCAAGTAACTGGATTGTTCCGTGCATTGAATTTTGAGCTTTTTGTCAAGCCA aataaagtTGTAATGGCTCTTGGGCTGACAGCAATATCTGGATGCTTAATTTATCTGGCCCTTATGAAGAGGAAATACGAATCACAAGGCTATTACGTTGCTGTGAATGAAGATGGCTCTGAAGCATTTCAGAAAAAGCGTTCAAGATGGGAGTAA